In the Sebastes fasciatus isolate fSebFas1 chromosome 12, fSebFas1.pri, whole genome shotgun sequence genome, ACACGATtattgtggccaaaagaattcacgataATGATATATCTATtgaaaatttgaaaaacatgCTATCAGCCAATTcatctttgtttattgtgtgtttttttttctaatttttggcaaattaattacactcaaaatacgagtgtagggaggaggagacagagtctgtaaccataactgtacaaagAGAACAATTACACTAATGAATAGTGAAAGGGCAACCAGATGAACTGATAAGCAAAAAATCTACAAGACCATCATCTGCCGTCAATACAATGTCATTGTCAACTGAAACAAAATCACGAGCGGAGAGCAGGGGTTAGAGATTCatacgatattatcatatgtTTAATATTAGCATTAtatcagtttttccttttttaaatatcacgttAATACCGGTATATCACGACACCCTACTTCACATTAAAGCCCTTCCATTGCCATCATATAAATGCATTAGTTATGCCACACAACAAGTGTTGAGTTTGTATCAACAGTAGATTTACACATCAACCCTAGACTATCAAATGAACGAagcggaaaaaaacaaacattcaggCTCCTACAATGACAGTGTTGTTTCATTGCCACAACAGCTGCAGGCAAACCGCAATGAATAAGGTAATATTATGCACAAGGGTTTTACTGCTTGTCTGGTTCCTCCTTTGAACTGTTCTTCACTTTAGTGCTTCATCAAGTGCTATGTCCAGCAGCCTCAACTTAACTCCTTATGCACTGCTGCAGAATAGATTATTCTTGTCTTGTATGTGGCCATGCTTACTTAGCAGTCCCTGCAGTGTAGAGCAGATGGCTGGCTGGTGACCAGTGGGGGCCTTTGTAAGGTTTCTCCATCCTTTCCTGCAGTAATGAGAGACTGATTTATGACCAAGAACTATCTGAAATACGTCAATTGTCAAAGTGTTTGCATAATATCAGACTACTGTCAAGCAGAGGAGCATATATAACTACATAACACATTGTGTTTCCTCTGAATCTTTTTGCAGGAGTTTTAGTTGtgttgcatacagtatattatcctGCCTgaatttctctttctctctctttcaatcACTCTTTCAATTCACAGGGAAATAAGGGTGCTGTGTCGGTCCGTTTTCGCTTCCACAACTCTGATATCTGCGTGGTCAACTCTCACCTGGCTGCCCACATTGAAGAATTCGAGAGACGTAATCAAGACTACAAGGACATATGCAGTCGTCTCCTGTTTCGCCAGCTTGACCCCACCCAGCCTCCACTCACTATCATGAAGCATGAGTATGAAACCAATTTAATATTATAGAGTTACACTGTCATCATATGTATCAAGTGGTTTCTTTTAACATTATGCCACAACATCAAGAATTTGTCGTGCAAAACTTTGATCATAAAACTGCTTTTGCTgcctttttttgctttaaatCCAGATATCTATGTTTAGGATTAGTATGTAACGTTTGTAATAGCTGCGTGACATATTGCAAATTATTATCCAATATCTAACTGTGACAACATTTGCTCCATATTCAAGTTATCTCCATGTttcttcctctgtgtctctgtccctCACCAGTGTGATTTTATGGATCGGGGACCTCAACTACAGGATCAGTGAACTTGACGTCTCAAACGTGAAGGAGCTAATCAGCAATAAGGACTTTGAGACGCTGCACAGTTATGATCAGGTGATATCAATAACTTTCATCTCTTCTTTCGCCTATTTAAATCGTCTTTTCTCATCATTCTTGTTTGTGAGTGGTGATACTAACCAGCTTCATATGGTCCTCAGCTCAAGAGGCAGATCGATGAGGAGGCCGTGTTTGTTGGCTTCGCAGAGGGAGGGATTGATTTCCAGCCCACCTACAAATATGACACCGGCTCTGACAAGTGGGATACAAGGTAATCTCATACCAAGACCTGACTGCAAGTAACAGAATGGAACATTTTTAGTAATTTCCTCAATGATATGGTTATGTTCATAGTTAAAGTGAGGATAGTTGAAATGTGAAGTACTCCGACACTGAAACTACTTGTCTGAATGTTTGTGGAAGCTTTCCAGTCTACAAACCATCAAACATTTCTCAATTTATAGAGCAATGTCTTTGTATGCTTTGTTCTACTATTTTAAAACCACTTTAGTGGAGTATTCACAAAATTGCCACAAGAATATATCACAGTAGCTTTATGATAGAAATATGGGGTTCAGGGAGAAAAACTGATATTGTAATGTAATGCAAATATAAcgcacccacaaaatgaccatttgtcatcagttactcaccccgtgttaccttgaattcttgaagaaaacttttttctcgcatgcctccgcGGGGAACAAAGAATCAAAACATTTAGataagtcttgatgaattgctGAGTTTAAAGCAAAGCTCTATCAACTCACACACAACTTGTGCCACATAATTCaggtctcatttatccagtcgtatgatcagtacttcccaaacacatgcatctttgctaaaacctcactatttaaaacacttcagaCTTGCACGGATGAGTAGCGTGCCTGTGCAGGCGTGAGACTGtgcagaagtgttttaaatagtaaggttttagcgaagatgcatgtgtgaatgcatgtgGAAACGGTGAGCAtgcgactggataaatgagactggTATTATACTTCACGAGTTGTGTGATGGTTTGTAAACGGATgatttgatatagttttgctgttgttaaacgtaGCCCccatttaattcaattcatcaagacttttctccgtttttgTATTCTTCGTTCGCCGTGGAggcttcaagaattcaaggggtgagtaattgatatacaaatattAATTTTGTGGAGGAAGTATTCCTTTGATTGGACTCTGCTCTGTAGCAATGTTAAAACGGCTCTCCTTACATGTTTCACCTGGTGAACATGAGAAAGGGCTTCTTACATTGAAACAGAAAACTACAACATACTTTACTTTGCGCCGGTGGCCTTAATAGATCAATAAAGCCACCCAGTTTTCAGGCCATTAATTAACATTATCAATAAACATGCCTTACAGTTAATGTGGCCCTAAATCGCAGGAGCAGTGTTGTGTGGCATCTTTTGCTTTTTCACCTCATTAACTTTTTGACGTATGTACAAATACACTGTAATACAGATgtaatgtatgtacagtaaaatatgtaataaaCATACTTGAGTATTAACATCTGTTCTTTCTTCTGCATTTAGTGAAAAATGCCGCGTGCCTGCGTGGTGTGACCGCATCCTGTGGAGAGGGAAGAACATCAAGCAACAGCATTACCAGAGTCACATGGCTCTGAAGACCAGTGACCACAAACCAGTCAGTTCCCTGCTTGTCGTTGGGGTAAATAATTTAACCTTCTTCTAACTGGTTTCATTTTGTTTGAAAGAGATGTAGtgaaacatatactgtacatacctTTTAAAAAGTAGGGGAGGAGAGAACAGATGATACATCAATGAAAATGCATTAAGATATAACTATCGGTTCACTTCACGTCAACagggtccttttttttttgttgccataccacatatactgtatattgcagTATTATTTAAAGGTCATATAACACAGATGTCTATGCTGCATTGTTTCTTTGCCTCTTACATCTTTCTTGTCTGTCCCTACAGATCAAGAGAGTAAATGCTGAGGCCTATAAGAAGACCTTTGAAGAGATTGTACGCGATATAGACAAAATGGAGAATGAGTGTATTCCGTCCGTAACCTTGTTCAAGCGAGAGGTAAAGTTCCCTAACACATTCAGTCCTATTACAGTGAAATGAGAGCACTAGTACCTCTCTGATACACCGTGTACAATCAATTTCCTTCTCATTATGTTCCTTTGATGAATTCAGTAAGTAAACCGCCACTAATGAAGCTGTGTATTGATCTCGGGCTGTGAGCCTAATGCACATATTTAAAGGATACATTTACATGAAATGGAGTCTAATTTTTCTATCTTGCCTCACAAACCCTTCCCTCTTCTTTCAGTTCCACTTTCTGGATGTGAAATACATGCAGCACCAAGCACAGACATTGAACCTCTTCAATGACGGGCAGGTCCCGTGTCAGTTTGAGTTTATCCAGAAGCCGAACGAGCCCACGTACTGCAAGCCCTGGCTCACAGCCAACCCCCCTAAAGGCTTTATCGCTCAGGGTGAGTATCACATAAAGTCAACGTTTCATCTCCGAGTCACATATTTCATTTTGATAAAGCGTCATTGGCCTGCCTTTAGGTTTTAGAAATTGTTAAGTACACAATAGCTGCGTTTACACCAAGAAGGTCCTAGTCATTTTAGTCCCGGGTACTACTCTTCAAgaaactaaaaggttccttcaacccactgatgtctgtgtttccaTAGCAATCTAAAGACATGCGAAGATTTGacaagcaacatgacatgggacgagggctgctggtggtcgcaGGGGTAATATCTATGGGgtaaacaaactgcagcctgcagatcggtgtgcccgcctgtttcatctaaaaaacatgttgaaaaataataaaCCTTAGGTTTAGTCTCACTGCGACGACATTTACTGCCGCCTGGTATTTAGTTTACAGAGAAGCAAAATGAAACTAAAAGCTTCTGTCTCCAAAGTAAatccaagtgaaggagtttaagtatctcggggtcttgttcgcgagtgaggggacgatggaacgtgagattggtcggagaatcggagcagcaggggcggtattgcattcgctttaccgcaccgttgtgacgaaaagagagctgagccggaaggcaaagctctcgatctaccgttcaatcttcgttcctactctcacctatggtcatgagggttgggtcatgaccgagaGAGAccaggtcgcgggtgcaagcggccgaaatgggtttcctcaggagggtggctggcgtctcccttagagatagggtaagaagctcagtcatccgtgagggactcggagtagagtccttgctcctttgcgtcgaaaggagccagttgaggtggttcgggcatctagcacggatgcctcctgggcgcctcccttgggaggtgttccaggcacgaccagctgggaggagaccacggggaagacccaggactagatggagagattatatctctactctggcctgggaacgcctcgggatcccccagtcagagctggttaatgtggcccgggaaagggaagtttggggtcccctgctggagctgttgcccccgcgacccgatcccggataagcggttgaagatggatggatggatggaggtttAGTCTCACTGCGACGACATTTACTGCCGCCTGGTATTTAGTTTACAGAGAAGCAAAATGAAACTAAAAGCTTCTGTCTCCAAAGTAAAttatctgttgagtgtttgatggtctCTCATTCGAAGCATCGCcgtgctgtctctctctctcttctgcggTTCGCCCTCTCAGCTTGTTTGCCTgatatctctctctttttctctctcttttttaaaatgagtcgAGAAGcagacagcagagcctaactttacttttaatgttatcaaacaaagagaaatgctctcccctcgttgtaaaatggtcctaaattgACACTGGAGTATAGGTAAAACCgctgcgctgtgtgtgtgtgtgtgtgtgtgtgtgtgtgtgtgtgtgtgtgtgtttgaccaatcagcgatGGTCATCCCTGAAAATCCCACAACAAAAGTTCccgtactttcagaaagtaatACCCCCTGACCACAGCCCCAAAAAGGCCGTGGTCAGGGGGTTTGGAAAGTTAGTGCTTTACAAATCCTCAAACAGTACTACCTCAGTAAGTGATTGTAGTGACCACAGCACAAAATAACAACTCACTTGGGCAGCAGGCATCAGTTCCTGAATTATGACAGTTTCACTTTATGTGTGCATCTCTCTCAACATCTAGGTGGTTCTGTGGACATTGAGCTTGAGGTTTTTGTAAACCGCTCAACAGCAACTGAACTTAACTCTGGCAAGGAGCAGATCGAAGACATCCTGGTGCTCCACCTGGAGCGTGGAAAGGACTACTTCATCTCTGTGACAGGAAACTACCTGCCCAGCTGCTACGGCTCCTCCATCCGTTCATTGTGTCAGCTGAGGGAGCCCGTCCAGGACATGCCGCAAAAAACCCTCCGTGAAGTGGTTAGTGCTCCCATGTGCAGAGCAGGGACTGTGTCCTTGAAATGCCTCTTGTTGTCTCATAGGCCACAGCATAGTAGTTTCTTTTGTACTGTTTCATATTTGAAGTTAAACACTGTTAAGTCCATTTTGACTTAACTGTTTCGCTTTTCTCCATTTGTCCTCAACATCAGGCGGAGATGTCTGGAGATGAGAATGCAACAGACACTGAAAAGCCTCTAGACATTCCTAAAGAACTCTGGATGATGGTGGATCACTTGTTCCGCAATGCACTTAAACAGGTATGAAAATGTGTTGCTGAAGCTTCTATTTTGGTGCtataataaaatttaaaaaacactataatccaattttgtatttttgaggCAGTTTTCTTGTTTGCAGGTTCATATCCTCAAAGTGAATTATATAACTTGGCCTCCTTCCAagctttttgtgtcttttgtataaaggacaaataaatgaaagttACTGCATGCCACAAGTATTgagcaaaataaaaagtttcAATGTTCTTGAGTCTACAAAGACAGTGGTATGACTCAATAGTTGTGCGTAAGACAAACAGTGTTGGGTATGCACATCCAAAAAACTTCTACAGTTgcctgtactatgaagcaggatttggggtaaacaaggtaacttcagggttaaccttGGGTTTTctgtcctacgacggtggttcacttcttaccggggtagattcaatttgatttgtatagcccaaaaccacaaatcacaaatttgcctcaggggactttacaatctgtacaggatacgacaccctctgtcctttacagtgcaaccctctcatcggataacgaaaccccccccacccccccacaaaaaaaaagaggaagagcaacagaTGAGGGATCCCACTTCCAGGATTGACagatgtgcaatagatgtcgtgtgtacaaagtaacaacataatgaaaatagattgccatggtaactgatgctgaacacctaacctgctccggagcagagataagagatcaactcgtataaaagcaccgcttactgaccaatcagagctcggtgggCAGATCgtataaaaaaatcacacaaatacaaagaagttcaaagttcaaagaaGTCcagcatttggcagcttcaaccgTGTTATTATTAATCTGGATTAACGTTTCAACTtgtttgtatttgtctaatattatagtttgctcctcctttgttaaatgtgccgctctgctgacagtagacttgtccatgtttgtgattggttatATTCAGcaaacaccacaacaacaaaaaaactgatCTGCAgatctttgtctttgtctgacTTTTACCTTTAAGTGGTGCCAGCAAGCCAAGTAGCTTTGTAGAGTTAAGGGATTGATTCTGAGAAGTAAAGTAATAAGGATGCACCAATTCCAAAATGAtgggccgataccgatgtttgaAATACAAATTTAGACAATAGCCTATAccgatgttttgttgttgtatatTTTGTTGTTACTTATTCCCCTTTggtgccagggaaacaaagcCATCTTCATAATAGTAAAATACCTGAATTGTCTTCACTCTTAAAGCCATTCAGCCCTTCATTCATAtattgaatgagcacaaattaaatcgtacaaatttatgaaacaagCTTTAAAATATCTTCTGTCACATGAAAAATATCTGCTCCAAAAGCCCCTTTAGCCTGTACACACCTACTACCTACTAAATGAGAGGAATttgtcaacaaaaacaaaaacattttgtgaaacaaattaaatgtaattaaatcagcagctaacaacacaacatttactCAGCACAAAATTAATGCAACACGACACACAAACcacagcctctgccatcagtgaaAAACATCTCTTTTGCCGATAGGATGATTGCAGTCACCGAGTTGAAAATCGTCCAATACTGTTGTTTGGCCaataaatcggtgcatccctcgaaattaatatttacttttaataatttaaacatAGGATTGtgcttttaattttaattaaatccATTGCAACTCCGCTACGCCTCAAACCAAAAAAGCATTTTATTCAGCCCACGTGAACCTGTTTGTGATATAACTCATTGTCACCATtaataactgtgtttttttaaagaaacaaatatttaatatttactgTCCTATTTGCAGGAAGACATATTTCAGCAACCTGGGCTCCGGAGTGAATTTGCAGAAATAAGGGATTGCCTTGACACTGGCATTCCAGATTCTCTTCGTATCCTTCAACACTATTGTCATCATAACCATCAGTGGGGAAAAAATGTTTATCTTTATAGAATATTTGAAAAGTAACGCAGGGTAGACCATACATATttgtttacatacattttgttgttttgacaacaaccttttatatatatattcccctTTCCCCCAGTTAATTTTAGGTGCAATATGCAGAAATACTGAGGTAATGGAACAAAAATGTGATGTGTCTGATGGTTAACCTGTTCCTTTGAATTAATCTGGGGGATTACTAGTGTATTAGATTCTTATTTTGCAACTACTAC is a window encoding:
- the inpp5b gene encoding type II inositol 1,4,5-trisphosphate 5-phosphatase isoform X3 encodes the protein MEMSREMRDSEKSSNKKGTLEREKGSNSGTQKSKQAASSPESQGIPSREDRDDMVRSSSHTTSNKAQILAMPQFGLRDNLIKCELLKNESRYTYPEDFSFFLGTYNVNGQTPKESLRPWLSCTPSPPDMYCVGFQELDLSKEAFFFNDTPKELEWTKAVSEALHPDAKYALVKLVRLVGIMLIFYVKKEHAEFISDVEAESVGTGIMGRMGNKGAVSVRFRFHNSDICVVNSHLAAHIEEFERRNQDYKDICSRLLFRQLDPTQPPLTIMKHDVILWIGDLNYRISELDVSNVKELISNKDFETLHSYDQLKRQIDEEAVFVGFAEGGIDFQPTYKYDTGSDKWDTSEKCRVPAWCDRILWRGKNIKQQHYQSHMALKTSDHKPVSSLLVVGIKRVNAEAYKKTFEEIVRDIDKMENECIPSVTLFKREFHFLDVKYMQHQAQTLNLFNDGQVPCQFEFIQKPNEPTYCKPWLTANPPKGFIAQGGSVDIELEVFVNRSTATELNSGKEQIEDILVLHLERGKDYFISVTGNYLPSCYGSSIRSLCQLREPVQDMPQKTLREVAEMSGDENATDTEKPLDIPKELWMMVDHLFRNALKQEDIFQQPGLRSEFAEIRDCLDTGIPDSLPGSNHSVAEALLLFLDALPEPVVPYSFYQQCLENCSNASQCEKVISMLPQCHKNVFNYLAAFLRELMKNSASNRLDVNILATIFASLLLKSPTKQDLLEKRKTQEFFQHFLSQGSS
- the inpp5b gene encoding type II inositol 1,4,5-trisphosphate 5-phosphatase isoform X2, with protein sequence MERLNDQAVVVTRKSVGRGKDVCKSPTQAPKFEWTNKYHKSTKGQGVVKQVLAPLGTTLTKLKQHRKTEKSSNKKGTLEREKGSNSGTQKSKQAASSPESQGIPSREDRDDMVRSSSHTTSNKAQILAMPQFGLRDNLIKCELLKNESRYTYPEDFSFFLGTYNVNGQTPKESLRPWLSCTPSPPDMYCVGFQELDLSKEAFFFNDTPKELEWTKAVSEALHPDAKYALVKLVRLVGIMLIFYVKKEHAEFISDVEAESVGTGIMGRMGNKGAVSVRFRFHNSDICVVNSHLAAHIEEFERRNQDYKDICSRLLFRQLDPTQPPLTIMKHDVILWIGDLNYRISELDVSNVKELISNKDFETLHSYDQLKRQIDEEAVFVGFAEGGIDFQPTYKYDTGSDKWDTSEKCRVPAWCDRILWRGKNIKQQHYQSHMALKTSDHKPVSSLLVVGIKRVNAEAYKKTFEEIVRDIDKMENECIPSVTLFKREFHFLDVKYMQHQAQTLNLFNDGQVPCQFEFIQKPNEPTYCKPWLTANPPKGFIAQGGSVDIELEVFVNRSTATELNSGKEQIEDILVLHLERGKDYFISVTGNYLPSCYGSSIRSLCQLREPVQDMPQKTLREVAEMSGDENATDTEKPLDIPKELWMMVDHLFRNALKQEDIFQQPGLRSEFAEIRDCLDTGIPDSLPGSNHSVAEALLLFLDALPEPVVPYSFYQQCLENCSNASQCEKVISMLPQCHKNVFNYLAAFLRELMKNSASNRLDVNILATIFASLLLKSPTKQDLLEKRKTQEFFQHFLSQGSS